CATATAACAAGGGCAAAAAAAGGGCCGCAAATGCGGCCCTGACAGAGTCATTCAGAATACATGGTCATTCAGCTGATATCGATCCAGGTAGATTTCAGCTCGCAGTATTTATCCAGTGCATGCAGTGACTTGTCACGGCCGTTGCCGGACTGCTTGAAGCCGCCGAACGGCACAGTGATGTCACCGCCAAAGTAGTTGTTGATCCACACGGAACCGGCGCGAATATCCCGTGCCATGCGGTGTGCGCGGCTGATGTCTTTGGTCCATACCCCGGAGGCGAGGCCGTAGATGGAGTCGTTGGCGATGGCGAGCGCTTCTTCCTCGGTCTCGAATTCGATCACGGACAGTACCGGGCCGAAGATTTCCTCGCGGGCAATCTTCATATCACCGTTCACCCCCTTGAAGATGGTGGGCTCAAAATAGTGACCACCTTCCACCGGCGCCGCCGGCTTGCCGCCGCACACCAGTTGCGCACCCTGTTCCAGGCCCTTGGCTACATAGAACTCCACGGTATCGAACTGGCTCTGATCGATCAGAGCGCCCATCACGGTGTTCGGATCCTGCGGGTGGCCGGGCTTGAAGCGCTCGGAGGCCTTCTTCACCTTCTCGATAAAGCTATCGGCAATGCCCTTCTCCACCAGCAGGCGGGTACCAGCCGTGCAGGTCTCGCCCTGATTGAAAAATACCGCCAGCGCTGCGGCTTCCGCTGCCTTGTCCAGGTCCGCATCGGCAAACACGATGTTGGGGCTCTTGCCACCCAGCTCGAGGAAGGTGCGTTTGAGGTTGGACTGGCCGGAGTACTCGGTAAGGGTCTTGCCTACTTCGGTGGAGCCGGTAAAAGTCAGGCCGTCGATATCCATATGCAGACCCAGGGCCTTGCCCAGGGTGCTGCCGGGGCCGGGCAAGACGTTCAACACGCCGTCCGGCACGCCCGCTTCTTTTGCCAGGCCGGCGAGCTTGAGCGCGGTAAGCGGGGTATTGGAGGCAGGCTTCAGGATCACGCTGTTACCGGTAGCCAGCGCCGGGCCCAGCTTCCACGCGGTGGTAGAGAGCGGGAAGTTCCACGGCACGATGGCCGCTACCACCCCCAGGGGCATCCGGGTAATCAGACCGATCTCGGTGGGGCCGGTGGGCGCGATCTCGTCGTAGATCTTGTCAATGGCCTCGGCGGTCCAGCGGATGGTGGTGACGGCACCGGGCACATCCACATTCATGGTGTCGCTGATGGGCTTACCCGCGTCGAGGCTTTCCAGCAGGGCGATCTCGTCGCGGTTCTCTTCGATCAGCTCGGCAAAGCGCACCAGGATCTTCTTGCGGTCCATCGGCGGCATGTGAGACCAGACACCGGATTCGAAGGTGTCACGGGCAATCTTCACCACGCGCTCGGCATCTTCCGGCCCGCAGTTGGCAACCTGCGCCAGCTCGCGGCCATCGGCGGGGCTGGTAGTGGGGCGGGTCTTGCCGGACAGGGCATCGACATACTCACCATTGATAAAGGCGCGGCCCTCAATGGTCAGTTCGTCGGCCATGGCCAACCATTCCTGAAGGGTTTGCGGGGTCGGCTTCGTGGATGTCCGGCTGTCGGTCATGGCGCACCTCGTATTGGTCAAAATTCTGATTGTCAGGAGATAAAGCTGAATGATTATTCAGTTTATATCGAAAATGTGATCACAAATCAAAGCCTACTTGCTTTCACGGCGGGGAATCAATCGCCCAAAGACATCGGGGCCTGCTTCAGCCTCCCACCTCAGCATGCCTCAGACCGCCTCGAAGGTGCCGGTTTCCAGGTTTTTGCGTGCACCGGGAATCCTGAACACCCGGTTGTGGAAGGCGATGTAAAAGCCGGGTTCCATCAAGCGCGCAGTTAACAGGGCCTCGGTGACATTTTGACGGGCGTCGGAATCGATAAAACCCATGGGCTTCATCGCGCCGGTGAACACGACGGGTACCTTGGGTGTGCCCATCTGTTGATAGCAGTACTCGGCGGTAACCGCCATGGTGTCGGTGCCGTGCAGGATGACAATCGGATCACCGGCTTCTGCGGTGGCGGCGATGGCGCTGCAGACCTGCATGCGATCGCTGTCGTCCATCTCCAGCGAATCCTTGTTGAGCACGCTTTCCAGCTCGAGGTGGGTATACGGCAGGCGCAGGCTGGCAATCAGGCCGTCGCGGATGATGGAGGCGCGATTTTTGAGTGTGCCCTCGGATTCGCAGTAGCTCTTTTCGATGGTGCCACCGGTGGTGAGGATGCGGATGGTGGTTTTAGGGTTGAGATCTGTCATCGTTTTTCCCACTAAATGAGTACAAATATGCGCATCTTAGAGGGGGTTTTGGAATGGGACAATCTTAGCTTCCGTTTGCCGTCACCACACCATTCCTCCGCAGACGCACGC
The Microbulbifer celer DNA segment above includes these coding regions:
- a CDS encoding aldehyde dehydrogenase, giving the protein MADELTIEGRAFINGEYVDALSGKTRPTTSPADGRELAQVANCGPEDAERVVKIARDTFESGVWSHMPPMDRKKILVRFAELIEENRDEIALLESLDAGKPISDTMNVDVPGAVTTIRWTAEAIDKIYDEIAPTGPTEIGLITRMPLGVVAAIVPWNFPLSTTAWKLGPALATGNSVILKPASNTPLTALKLAGLAKEAGVPDGVLNVLPGPGSTLGKALGLHMDIDGLTFTGSTEVGKTLTEYSGQSNLKRTFLELGGKSPNIVFADADLDKAAEAAALAVFFNQGETCTAGTRLLVEKGIADSFIEKVKKASERFKPGHPQDPNTVMGALIDQSQFDTVEFYVAKGLEQGAQLVCGGKPAAPVEGGHYFEPTIFKGVNGDMKIAREEIFGPVLSVIEFETEEEALAIANDSIYGLASGVWTKDISRAHRMARDIRAGSVWINNYFGGDITVPFGGFKQSGNGRDKSLHALDKYCELKSTWIDIS
- a CDS encoding asparaginase, producing the protein MTDLNPKTTIRILTTGGTIEKSYCESEGTLKNRASIIRDGLIASLRLPYTHLELESVLNKDSLEMDDSDRMQVCSAIAATAEAGDPIVILHGTDTMAVTAEYCYQQMGTPKVPVVFTGAMKPMGFIDSDARQNVTEALLTARLMEPGFYIAFHNRVFRIPGARKNLETGTFEAV